AAATGGGTTAGCCATTCAACGGCCTACAGGTCGCCGTTCTGGTCATCATGGCCAATCTAATCATCTCACTCCAGTGCCTTTATCTAATAGTGCGGTAGGAGAGACTCAAGGGTGGTCAAAGGCTCAGGGGGTCAAGGGTTGGCGCAGTCAGGGTCATATGTTCCCGGTCTCCAATGATTCTAAATATGCTTCTTTTCCGCAAGCGGTTTCCCCAGAGCAAGAGTCGTTTCATCAGATGTTGGAAGATTCCTTTAGTCGCACTGGAGAACAAGAGCGACCTACCGGGCCTAATGGAGAGGATTGGCCGTTGCATATCTACCCCTATGGGATTAGTCGCCATCAATTGGAGCAGGTGATTCGCACGTTGAATATACCGGTATTGCTGACCAAGGATATTGATGGTGCGGATGCGGTGTTGGCGTTGCGATCGCATCTGAAAAACCAAGGGAAACTCAAACAAATGGCCAGATCCCGCCATCTACCGGTACATACGCTCAAGTCGAACACGGTTCCCCAGATGATTCGCACCCTGCAACGACTGCTGGATCTCGATACCTCCCATGTCAATGAGGCGATCGACTTAAATCTCTTTGCCCACAGTGGTGCAGAAGATGAGTTAGAAGCTCTCGAAGAAGCACGCTTGGCTGTAGAACAGATTGTGATTCCCAAGGGACAACCGGTAGAACTGCTGCCCCGCTCTGGAAAAGTTCGCAAGATGCAACATGAGCTAGTGGAGCATTATCGGCTCAAATCCGATAGTTTCGGTGAAGAACCCAATCGCCGTCTACGGATTTATCCGGCTTGAGGCTTACAGTGCTTTACTTGCGTTATGGAAGGCAGGGTTGAATGTTCAAAACCTTGTACACAAGTAGGGGCAAAAAAATTTTTTTCCCTACTGCCTATTGCCTAGCGCTTCACGCTATAAGTCAGACAGGAGTAAGATCTCAAAACTCAACCTTACTCCTGCTTGACTGATTAAAGCAACTGATGATATAGTTGTAAACCGGTAGGTAAATCACCTATTTCCCATCAGTTTCACCTGGAGAGGTGGCCGAGTGGTTGAAGGCGCGACACTGGAAATGTCGTTTAGTGGAAACGCTAACGAGGGTTCGAATCCCTCTCTCTCCGTATTAAATAAAACTTACCCAAACTAGAGTCTCGCTTTCGTGAGCGCGATCGCTCAACGGTTATTTACACATATTTCAAACAAAGTTTTTTTACTATAGTCAATTCAAATAACAGTGAGACATTTTTGTAGGGGCGAAAAATTTTTCGCCCCTACAAATACCGTTATATACCGTTATTGTAGACTCTCTTAGAGTGTCTCAGTGTTAATTAAATCAACTATATCACCCTAAGCCTTTCTACGCTTCGCTGAACGACGGGGTTTCAGACCCAAAATTTTCGATGATTTTTGTGAAAATCATGATATGGTTAGTGTTTGGGGTTTAAATCCTCCAGGGCGCGTTAGCCCCTGATCTTGGCCAGTCTGTCATCAAGTCCCGCTTAGGACTGCCAGAACTGGCTGAAAGGAAGTGGTGTAAAGGTCGTAAAAATCAAGACAGGTTCGCTAGACTGGAGATTAACGTCAGGGTAAAGAAAGAGAAACCCATGCTCAATAACATGGGAAGAACTCAATCCTCACCCCATCACTCAATCAGAAGGGAGATCCAAACACTGTGGCCAAAAAAGAAACCGCACAAGTACCAGAAAAAACAGACAATCCCGTAGAGGTTACCCAGAAATTTCTGCAAGGAACGCAAGACGAACTGCAAAAAGTTGTTTGGCCTTCTCGCCAACAACTAATCAGTGAGTCTGTTGCTGTAATGTCCATGGTTGGATTATTTGCCTTCCTGATCTTTGCAGTCGATAAACTATTTATTTGGACAGCCAGTCAGGTATTTTGATCATGGTATCAGAGGAGTCTTTCGAGTCTAACCCCAGAGAAACAGACCTCCAGGAAACCGACAACAAACCGGCTGAAAAACCCAGATGGTATGCTGTACAGGTTGCTTCCGGTTGTGAAAAGCGGGTTAAAAATAACCTCGAACAACGTAAGCAAACTCTCAACGTAGCTAACCGCATTCTGGAAGTTAAAATTCCGGAAAAATCAACGGTTCAATTCCGTAAGGGAGGAAAATCTCAACAGACGGTAGAAAAAGTCCTTCCTGGGTACGTCTTGATCCATATGGTTCTGGACGATGAAACTTGGCCTGTAGTCAAAAACACCCCCAATGTGATTAACTTTGTAGGGGCAGAACAAAAACGTCGCTACGGTCGAGGACGGGGGCATGTTAAACCCCTTCCCCTGAGTCCAACAGAAGTCGAGCGTATGTTCAAACAGACCCAGGAAGATAAAACAGTGGTCAAAATTGATATGGCCCCTGGTGACAAAATCCTGGTTTTATCTGGGCCATTTAAAGATTTTGAAGGAGAAGTGATTGAGGTGAGTCCGGAACGGAGCAAACTCAAAGCCCTCCTTTCTATTTTTGGTCGAGATACCCCAGTTGAACTAGAGTTCAATCAAGTGGAAAAACAATAAAGTCAATTTAGGATGATTGCCAATGGCTAAAAAAGTTGTTGCTCTGATTAAATTAGCTTTACCTGCGGGTAAAGCTAACCCTGCACCTCCGGTTGGTCCCGCACTGGGTCAACATGGGGTGAATATCATGATGTTCTGCAAAGAATATAATGCGAAAACGGCCGATCAACCTGGAATGGTGATTCCCGTTGAAATCTCTGTTTATGAAGACCGCAGTTTTACCTTTGTTCTCAAAACCCCTCCTGCTTCGGTGCTAATTAAAAAAGCGGCCAAAATTGAGAGAGGTTCTGCCGAACCCAACAAACAAAAAGTAGGAAGCATTACCCGCGCCCAACTGCAAGAAATTGCCCAAACCAAAATGCCTGATTTGAATGCTAATGATATCGAGGCAGCTATGAATATTGTGGCCGGAACTGCCCGAAATATGGGAGTCAAAGTGGTGGACTAGAAGAAGTTTTCTTCTTGTGCTATCATAATAAAATTGTCTACTCTTAAGACAACTGTAATTGAACTAAAGCGGGGGAGAAGTCAAACCTTCGTTACCCACCCCAGGAGATCCAAAAAAACATGCCTACAAAGCGATCGCGTAGACTGCAGGAGCTGTACAAAAAAGTAGAAGAGCGGCCCTATGAACCCTTAGAGGCTATCCAGTTACTCAAAGAGACAGCCACAGCCAAATTCCCAGAATCGGCAGAAGCCCACATTCGCCTAGGAATTGATCCCAAATATACTGACCAGCAATTAAGAACGACTGTAGTTTTACCTAAAGGAACAGGGCAAACGGTTCGAGTCGCTGTTATTGCTAGAGGGGAAAA
This sequence is a window from Roseofilum reptotaenium CS-1145. Protein-coding genes within it:
- the nusG gene encoding transcription termination/antitermination protein NusG translates to MMVSEESFESNPRETDLQETDNKPAEKPRWYAVQVASGCEKRVKNNLEQRKQTLNVANRILEVKIPEKSTVQFRKGGKSQQTVEKVLPGYVLIHMVLDDETWPVVKNTPNVINFVGAEQKRRYGRGRGHVKPLPLSPTEVERMFKQTQEDKTVVKIDMAPGDKILVLSGPFKDFEGEVIEVSPERSKLKALLSIFGRDTPVELEFNQVEKQ
- the secE gene encoding preprotein translocase subunit SecE, which codes for MAKKETAQVPEKTDNPVEVTQKFLQGTQDELQKVVWPSRQQLISESVAVMSMVGLFAFLIFAVDKLFIWTASQVF
- the rplK gene encoding 50S ribosomal protein L11 — protein: MAKKVVALIKLALPAGKANPAPPVGPALGQHGVNIMMFCKEYNAKTADQPGMVIPVEISVYEDRSFTFVLKTPPASVLIKKAAKIERGSAEPNKQKVGSITRAQLQEIAQTKMPDLNANDIEAAMNIVAGTARNMGVKVVD